Proteins found in one Rhodobacteraceae bacterium D3-12 genomic segment:
- a CDS encoding N-formylglutamate amidohydrolase, which yields MTLNIFFPYVKGMVFAESRTLLAPSDPPPVEKINAESASPIFLLCEHAGKAIPAALGDLGVTPDVIESHRGWDIGAEDLARRLADLLGAPLVIQRYSRLVIDCNRPHDSARSVPLKSDGVVIPSNQSASAADRFARVEEIFMPMNAAISRLMEGRKAAFSVHSFTPNLGGQARPWHAGFLSRADQASADAFVAHLSNIRPDLHCAVNQPYQIEADTDWFVPAHAEPRGVRHCLIEVRNDQLGDDAGIAQWADLLANAITAILEPS from the coding sequence TTGACTCTGAATATTTTCTTTCCTTACGTTAAGGGTATGGTCTTTGCTGAATCTAGAACCCTGCTTGCGCCAAGTGATCCTCCTCCCGTGGAGAAAATTAACGCTGAGAGCGCGAGCCCGATTTTCCTGCTTTGCGAACATGCGGGGAAGGCGATTCCTGCTGCGTTGGGTGATCTTGGGGTGACGCCGGACGTCATTGAAAGCCATCGTGGCTGGGATATTGGTGCTGAAGACCTGGCGCGCAGGCTTGCTGATCTTCTTGGGGCACCTCTGGTTATCCAGCGCTACTCGCGACTTGTGATTGACTGCAACCGCCCTCATGACAGCGCTCGTTCTGTTCCCCTTAAGAGCGACGGTGTCGTCATCCCATCCAACCAGTCGGCCAGCGCGGCCGACCGTTTTGCTCGGGTGGAAGAGATTTTTATGCCCATGAATGCTGCGATCAGCCGATTGATGGAGGGTCGCAAGGCAGCTTTTTCTGTCCATTCGTTCACACCCAACTTGGGCGGGCAGGCGCGCCCGTGGCATGCGGGATTCCTGAGCCGAGCTGATCAAGCGAGCGCCGACGCGTTTGTGGCGCATCTTTCCAACATTCGGCCTGATCTGCATTGCGCGGTCAACCAACCCTATCAAATTGAAGCGGACACCGATTGGTTCGTTCCCGCACATGCAGAGCCGCGCGGCGTGCGGCACTGTTTGATCGAAGTGAGAAATGATCAACTTGGCGATGACGCGGGCATCGCTCAATGGGCGGATCTGTTGGCGAACGCCATCACCGCCATCTTGGAGCCGTCATGA
- a CDS encoding MurR/RpiR family transcriptional regulator yields MSIRDQIEAKSGKLTPSERKLATALLSDYPYSGLISIQELAERAEVSAPSISRFVTKIGLSGYPDLQRQLVAEMRAGAQSPVDLHATSEKIEGGYLSGFLQRAATQMASANDTVTEDQFNRICGLLNDRKRDIYAVGGRISDTIALILSFHLRQSRENVFHVPRDPDIWPEYLLRMKQGDVLFVVDFRRYQRNVVKLAEQARARRAKVILMTDKGLSPATRLASEVIAVPIDTGTVWDSYSTALAVTEAIVTRIAEETWGETSARIEAWDAARDTMLENDR; encoded by the coding sequence ATGAGCATTCGCGATCAAATCGAAGCAAAATCCGGGAAGCTGACGCCTTCCGAGCGCAAACTGGCCACCGCACTCCTGTCGGACTACCCCTACTCCGGGTTGATCTCGATCCAAGAACTCGCTGAACGGGCCGAGGTTTCGGCGCCCTCCATCTCGCGCTTTGTGACCAAGATTGGCCTGTCGGGTTATCCCGATTTGCAACGCCAGCTCGTCGCTGAGATGCGTGCAGGTGCGCAATCGCCCGTTGACCTGCACGCGACGTCCGAAAAGATTGAAGGCGGGTACTTATCAGGCTTCCTGCAACGAGCCGCCACACAAATGGCATCTGCCAATGACACTGTGACAGAAGATCAGTTTAATCGCATTTGCGGTCTGCTGAATGACCGCAAGCGAGATATATACGCTGTCGGCGGTCGGATCAGCGACACGATTGCGTTGATTTTGTCTTTCCACTTACGCCAATCGCGAGAAAACGTGTTTCACGTCCCACGCGACCCAGACATATGGCCCGAGTATTTGCTGCGCATGAAACAAGGCGATGTTCTATTTGTTGTGGACTTCCGACGCTACCAGCGCAACGTCGTCAAGCTGGCAGAGCAGGCCCGCGCGCGGCGTGCCAAAGTGATCTTGATGACCGACAAGGGACTTTCTCCTGCCACGCGCCTCGCCTCAGAGGTAATCGCCGTCCCTATCGATACCGGCACCGTATGGGACAGCTATAGCACCGCGCTTGCGGTGACTGAGGCCATTGTGACGCGGATTGCGGAAGAAACTTGGGGAGAGACCAGCGCGCGCATCGAAGCGTGGGATGCGGCGCGCGATACAATGTTGGAGAACGACCGATGA
- a CDS encoding IS3 family transposase (programmed frameshift), with translation MNKKPGTSKGAADKLVKNIRRKTRQTYSAEEKIRIVLAGLRGEESISALCRREGISDSLYYTWSKEFLEAGKRRLSGDTARQATSPEVKELRSEAMALKECVADLTLENRLLKKKHDRGWGVRGMRYPATEKLEIIRTVEGSHLPTKKTLDMLGIPRTTFYRWYDRYVEGGLDALADRSPRPKSVWNRIPDIRRDDLIEFALEHEALTTRELAVKYTDEKRYFVSESSVYRILKAADLITAPDYVVIKAADEFTDKTTAINQMWQTDFTYFKIIGWGWYYLSTILDDYSRYIIAWKLCTNMRAEDVTSTIELALQASGCDQAVVRHKPRLLSDNGSCYISGDLAKWLEDQKMDHVRGAPFHPQTQGKIERWHQTMKNRVLLENYYLPGDLERQIGAFVDYYNNQRYHESLNNVTPADVYFGRDKAILREREKIKKLTIRQRRLQHQKQAA, from the exons ATGAACAAGAAGCCCGGAACATCGAAAGGCGCAGCTGACAAGCTGGTCAAAAACATCCGCCGCAAGACCCGCCAGACCTACTCGGCGGAGGAGAAGATCCGCATTGTTTTGGCCGGATTGCGCGGGGAGGAAAGCATCTCGGCGTTATGTCGCCGCGAGGGTATTTCTGACAGCCTGTATTACACTTGGTCGAAGGAATTCCTTGAGGCTGGAAAGCGTCGTCTTTCCGGCGACACGGCGCGTCAAGCGACATCGCCTGAGGTGAAGGAGTTGAGATCTGAGGCCATGGCCCTGAAGGAATGCGTGGCCGACCTCACCTTGGAAAACCGTCTGCTCA AAAAAAAGCATGACAGGGGCTGGGGAGTTCGAGGAATGAGGTATCCAGCAACCGAGAAGTTGGAGATCATTCGCACAGTTGAAGGGTCGCATCTGCCAACCAAGAAGACCCTTGATATGCTGGGCATCCCGCGCACCACATTTTACCGATGGTATGACCGATATGTCGAAGGTGGCTTGGATGCCTTGGCAGATCGTTCGCCACGTCCAAAGTCGGTCTGGAACCGCATCCCTGATATCCGCCGTGACGATCTGATCGAGTTTGCGTTGGAGCATGAGGCACTGACCACACGCGAGCTGGCCGTTAAATATACCGATGAGAAGCGATATTTTGTCTCTGAATCATCGGTTTACCGCATCCTGAAAGCCGCTGATCTGATTACTGCGCCGGACTACGTGGTGATCAAGGCCGCCGATGAGTTCACGGACAAGACCACCGCCATCAACCAGATGTGGCAGACTGACTTCACCTACTTCAAGATCATTGGCTGGGGCTGGTATTACCTGTCCACCATCCTCGACGACTACAGCCGCTACATCATCGCCTGGAAGCTCTGCACGAACATGCGGGCCGAGGATGTGACCAGCACGATCGAGCTGGCGCTTCAGGCATCGGGCTGCGACCAGGCCGTGGTCCGACACAAACCCCGTCTGCTCAGCGACAACGGATCCTGTTACATCTCTGGCGATCTGGCCAAATGGCTGGAGGATCAGAAGATGGACCACGTTCGCGGAGCGCCATTCCACCCGCAAACCCAAGGCAAAATAGAACGATGGCATCAGACCATGAAGAACCGTGTTCTGCTGGAGAATTACTACCTGCCCGGTGATCTCGAGCGACAGATCGGGGCCTTCGTCGACTACTACAACAACCAGCGCTACCACGAGAGCCTGAATAACGTCACACCCGCCGACGTCTACTTTGGACGGGACAAAGCCATTCTGAGAGAAAGGGAGAAGATCAAGAAACTGACGATCCGACAACGCCGCTTGCAACATCAAAAACAAGCCGCATAA
- a CDS encoding site-specific DNA-methyltransferase: protein MVKANSASSGARAIEQRAVETLIPYANNARTHSEAQVALIAGSIREFGFNNPVLVDGENGIIAGHGRVLAALKLGMTNVPVIELSHLSEAQKRAYILADNRLAEQAGWDRDLLGLELGELAELEVDLGALGFDGAELDELLNHGAADPKEEATPPVPEVPVSRADDLWVLGNHRLVCGDATDATTVAHLLGDVRPHLLITDPPYGVEYDPDWRNRAGASETNRTGKVLNDHRADWREAWALFPGDVAYVWHGALHATTVAESLAACGFDIRSQIIWAKERHVLSRGHYHWQHEPCWYGVKGKGYWSGDRTQSTLWSIPNRDQDATTVHGTQKPVECMRRPMLNNSSPGQAIYEPFSGSGTTIIAAESSGRHCFAVELDAGYVDVAVLRWQAFTGQEAVLDGDGRSFSEIAAERRECEAA, encoded by the coding sequence ATGGTGAAGGCAAACAGCGCATCCAGTGGAGCGCGCGCGATCGAGCAGAGGGCGGTGGAGACGCTGATCCCTTACGCAAACAATGCACGCACCCATTCGGAAGCGCAGGTGGCCTTGATTGCGGGTTCGATCCGTGAGTTCGGTTTCAACAACCCGGTGCTGGTGGACGGTGAGAATGGCATCATCGCAGGGCATGGCCGAGTGCTGGCGGCCCTGAAGCTCGGGATGACGAACGTGCCGGTCATCGAGCTTTCCCATCTTAGCGAGGCGCAGAAGCGGGCCTACATCCTTGCGGACAATCGGCTGGCAGAACAGGCGGGATGGGACCGCGATCTATTGGGGCTGGAGTTGGGAGAACTGGCGGAGTTGGAGGTGGACCTCGGCGCGCTCGGCTTCGATGGGGCGGAGCTGGACGAGTTGCTGAACCACGGCGCTGCCGACCCCAAAGAGGAAGCCACGCCACCGGTGCCCGAGGTGCCTGTTTCCCGTGCAGACGATCTCTGGGTGCTCGGGAACCATCGGCTGGTCTGCGGGGATGCGACCGATGCAACAACCGTCGCACATTTGCTGGGGGACGTGCGACCGCACTTGCTCATTACAGATCCTCCATACGGCGTGGAGTATGACCCGGACTGGCGCAACAGGGCAGGGGCCTCGGAGACCAACCGCACAGGCAAGGTGCTGAACGATCACCGGGCCGACTGGCGTGAAGCCTGGGCGCTGTTCCCGGGCGACGTGGCCTATGTGTGGCACGGGGCACTGCACGCCACCACAGTTGCGGAGAGCCTCGCGGCTTGCGGGTTTGATATCCGGTCCCAGATTATCTGGGCCAAGGAGCGCCATGTTTTGAGCCGGGGGCATTACCATTGGCAGCACGAGCCATGCTGGTATGGGGTAAAGGGCAAGGGGTACTGGAGCGGGGACAGGACGCAATCAACCCTTTGGTCCATTCCCAACCGCGATCAGGATGCCACCACCGTGCATGGGACTCAGAAGCCGGTAGAATGTATGCGCCGCCCGATGCTGAACAACTCCAGCCCCGGTCAGGCGATCTATGAGCCGTTCTCCGGATCAGGGACAACTATCATTGCCGCCGAGAGCAGCGGCCGGCATTGCTTCGCGGTGGAGCTGGATGCCGGCTATGTGGATGTAGCTGTGCTGCGTTGGCAGGCGTTCACGGGGCAAGAAGCAGTGCTCGATGGTGACGGGCGCAGTTTCAGCGAGATAGCGGCAGAGCGCCGGGAATGTGAGGCGGCATGA
- the rnk gene encoding nucleoside diphosphate kinase regulator, with amino-acid sequence MSTQTNPRRSRRPKIVLSNTRLAELEVLSERMMRRNPDLAELLIEELSRARVVAPSRLRGDVVDLGRKFTYCDETEGKDHTITLVLPAEADISAGRISVMTPIGVALIGLAEGAVFHWETRDGQRRELKVLKVFTDDQNTLQSA; translated from the coding sequence ATGTCCACCCAAACAAATCCGCGGCGCAGCAGGCGCCCCAAAATTGTCCTCAGCAATACAAGGCTGGCGGAGCTGGAGGTCCTTTCCGAAAGGATGATGCGCCGCAACCCCGATCTGGCCGAGCTGTTAATCGAAGAGTTAAGCCGCGCACGCGTGGTCGCACCTTCCCGTCTGCGGGGGGATGTGGTCGATCTCGGGCGGAAGTTCACCTACTGCGACGAGACCGAGGGCAAGGATCACACAATCACCCTTGTGTTGCCTGCTGAAGCCGATATCTCTGCCGGCCGCATCTCCGTCATGACACCAATCGGCGTGGCTTTGATCGGTCTTGCCGAAGGGGCGGTCTTTCACTGGGAAACACGCGACGGGCAGCGGCGGGAGCTCAAGGTCCTCAAGGTGTTCACCGATGATCAGAACACGTTGCAAAGTGCCTGA